The Chloroflexota bacterium nucleotide sequence TCACGGTCACATCGGCAGGCGCTGCCGGTGCGAATCCGATATCGCGTCCATAGCGATTGCCGACCGGGTACGCTTGACCCTGGAACGTCGCGGTCGCCAGCGTCATGCGTTTCGCGATCCAGAATTTGTACGTGCCGCCACCGTCGTAACGATTGCCCCACACATCCGCGATCCAGCCGGTCGCCTTGACCGTGTACTCGCCATACATCGGCGGCTTCCATTGCGTAAATTTGGGATTGCGCGTGGTGATGCCCGCGCGCGCTTGCGCGACGAATGGCGCTTTGCCAAGATCAACAACTTTACCATCGGGCTGGGTCACCTGCAGCGCAAGTTCGCCTTTGGTGTAATCCCAGGTAATGTTTTGACGATCCGAAATCGTATCTGCCGGGAATTGCGGTTCGAGCGAGTACGCGAGAATATTTTTTGGATTGTTCTCATCGTACATCGGCAGGATCACATCGTCTTGAATGAGGTTGCGATTCGAGAGGGCGAAACGCGCCTTGTCTTCTTCGGCAATCGCGCCGCGATACCCATTCGAGTTATAGTTGCCGAGCAAGACCCAGGGTACGCGCGGTTTGATCGTGGACGCGTCAATCATCTTGCCGCTGACATGTTTCGCATCCGCGCGAATCGGCGGCGAGTACGTTTCGGTGTCGCACGGACCTTTCGGAAAGCCGCGTCGCGCAAACGTTTCGGCGTTCATGCTGTATTGGCGATTCTTCACGGTGACGCCATAATCGAAACGCAAGCGATAAATGCCGGGCGGTAGATCGTTCGGCAGTTTAGTAGACACTTTGAACGACACCTGGAGCAAATTGTCCACTTTTTGCGTCGCGGTCATTGGCACCGACACCAGTTCGTCTACCGGTGTGCGAAAGCCATAGCCAAAACGTTTCGTTACTGCGCCTTGCACGCCGCCTTCAATCGCGAGACCTGTCGGCGTGAGGAGCGTGGACATTCGCTCGTCGCTCGCTAAACGCAAAATGCCATCCGCGTCGAACGTGCGCTCCGCCGTAACGAGCATCACGAATCCATCCGGCTTGATACCCTTCATGCCCATCACGTTGAGATACGTTTCAGAAACCTTGAACGTAACTTGGGCGGTTAGCGGCACACCGGGCGTCCAGCGCGCCGGCGCGATCACCACATTGCTTTTCCATTCGCCGAAGCTGGTGTTACCAGTATCGGCAAACGTCACTTGCGCTAACGCTGCTTCGTCCGCCGGATTCGTCGTGGCGGGCGCGGCTTTGGTCGGCGCGACAGTGGGCGCGAGTTGGCTCGCGATCGTTGGCGCGCTGGTCGGCGCGACCAGCGCTGGGACCGGCGTTGCGGTCGATTGGGGAATTTGCGCGCACGCGGTCAACAGTGCGAACGCCATCAACAGAAATGCAAATAAACGTGTTTTCATAACGCGATGCCTCCTTGCTCGTGTCGTCAAAACGATTGTATCGCGCTTGCACAACTTGATTGTAACCTCGTTGTAAAATCTATGCAAAATGTTTGTGTATGTGTGTTGCAAGTTGGAGGTTGGAATCTCTTCCAATCTCCAACCTCCAATCTCTAAATTCCAATTTCCAACTTCCAACCACCAATTTCCAATCTCCAAACATATTTGACATCACGCGCCGAGTGTGTTATATTCGCTTCACTTTCGGAGAAACGACCAATGCTTTCCATTCACACGATTAGCCCTCGCCCGCGTAGCACACCAGCCCCACGGTCTGGTGTATTTGTCGTTGCGCTCTGACTCCGCAAGCAATTACACGCGAATTTTGCAACCCAGACCAGTGAGACTCTCGGTCTGGGATTTTTATTTTAATCTTAATCTGTCATTGTGAGCCGCAAAGCAGCCCGCAATGACCAATGGAGTCACTATGATTCGGATTGGAATTTTTGGCGCGACGGGGTACACGGGAATTGAACTCGCGAAAATTTTCGCGCGGCATCCGCAAACCAAAATCGTGTTTGCGACTTCGGATACGCACGCTGGGAAGAAATTGAGCGATGCGCTGCCCTGCCATTTCGACATCCCGCTCGTCGCGCACGACGCCGCACCGCTCGACCAAATTGACGTGGCGTACCTCGCGCTCCCGCATGGCGCGTCCACCGATTACGCCAAACGCGTGCTCGACGCCGGCGCTAGAGTGATTGACCACTCGGCTGATTTTCGTTTGCATGACGCGGCGGTGTACAAGAAATTTTATGGACTCGATCACCACGCGCCGGAATTATTGCCGAACGCGGTCTACGGATTGCCAGAATTGCATCGCGCACAGATCAAGCAAACAAAACTGCTCGCGAATCCAGGGTGCTATCCCACGAGCGTCATCCTGGGTCTCGCGCCGATCTGGCGCGCGGAGGCGACGAACGACACGATCATCGTGGATTCAAAATCGGGCGTGTCCGGCGCGGGGCGCAAGCCAACGCTCACCGTCCACTTTGTCGAAGTGAACGAAAACCTCTCGCCGTACAACATCGGGCGCGTGCATCGGCACTTGAGCGAGATGGAACAGGAACTCAAAGAAATCAACGCGAAGGCATCACTCATTTTCTCGCCGCACCTCTTGCCCATCAGTCGCGGCATTCTTTCGACGATGTACGTGCGGCTGAACGCGGGCTGGGACGAACAACGCCTGCGCGATTTGTACACGGAAACGTACCGCGACGAACCATTCGTCCGCCTTCTGCCCGCCGGACAAATCGCGACGATCACACACAGCAATTACACGAACTATTGCACGATTTCGATTCACTACGTCCCGGATGTTCAGCAAGCGATCATCTGCTCAAGCATTGATAATCTCATCAAGGGCGCGAGCGGGCAAGCCGTGCAGAATATGAACTTGATGTTTGGGATTGAGGAAACGACTGGATTGATATAATTGGACGCGGACAAACGCAAACAAACACAGATTTTCATTATTATCCGCGTTTATCCGCGTCCCAATAAATTTTCGGGATGAGGAATCATGCTAGTCTTAAAGGTTGGTGGAAACGAAATTGACGACGCGAATTTCCTGACCGGATTCGCGAGTGCGATTGCAAAAATGGAAGAGACGCCGGTCGTCGTTCACGGCGGCGGCAAAGAGATCGCCGACTTGCAACTCAAGTTTGGTTTGACGCCGCGTTTTGTCGAGGGTTTGCGCGTGACGGACGACGCCTCGCTTGCGATTGCTGAAATGGTGTTGAGCGGACGTGTGAACAAGCGCATCGTCATCGCATTGTTGAATGCCGGGGTGGACGCGATCGGCATGAGCGGTGTGGATCGCGGCGTCGTGCGCGTCGAAAAGATGCAACACCCCGCCGGCGATTTGGGGCGAGTCGGGCGAGTCGTCGGTGTACGCGGCGAGGTGGTGCAGGATTTCGTCACGCGCCAAGTGGTTCCCGTCATCTCGCCGATTTCGCTTGGCGACGAAGGCGCGTATAATGTGAACGCCGATTCGGTCGCGTGCGCGATTGCCGCCGCGCTGAACGCAGACGCAGTCGTGTTCGTCACGAACGTCCCCGGCGTTCTGCAAGGCGACTGCGTGATTCCCACCCTCCCCGCGCGCGAAGCGGAAGCGCTCATCAAATCCCAGGTCATCAAAGGCGGTATGATCCCCAAAGTCCGCGCCGCGCTTGATGCCATTGCTGGGGGTGCGCAAGCCGCGCGGATTACGAATCTGGAAGGATTGTTGACCGGTAGCGGAACTGTGTTTTCGAATTGACCGCTAACTGCCGATGGCAGACCGTCGTCCAATTAGCGGCGGTCGGTCGTCTGCGGTCTCTCAAAGGAGAAACATGAAACCCGAAGAAATCATCCAAGCCGAAAAGCAGTACCTCGCGCAAACGTACATTCGCCCGCCGTTCGTATTGACGCGCGGCGAGGGCGTGTACGTGTACGATGCCGCCGGCAATAAATATCTCGACACTGCCGCGGGCATCGCGGTGAATGCGCTCGGTTACAGCGATCCCGAACTCGTCAAGGCGATTCAGGACGCGGCGACGGGGTTGCTTCACACGTCGAATTTGTTTTACACCGAATCCCAGGTCGCGCTGGCGAAAACCCTCGTCGAAAAATCGTTTGCCGACAAAGTCTTTTTTTCCAACACCGGCACCGAGGCAATCGAAGGCGCGCTCAAGTTCGCGCGCAAGTATCACGCGGAGCGCGCGGACACGCAACGCAAGAATTTCGTCGCGCTGCGCGGCAGTTTCCACGGACGCTCGATGGGCGCGCTCGCCGTAACCGATTCGGAAAAGTACCAAGCGCCGTTTCGCCCGTTGATGCCAGGTGTCTCGTTCGCCAATTTCAACGACCTGGATTCAGTGCGCGCGGCGATCACGAACGAGACTGCGGCGGTCATCATCGAGCCGGTGCAAGGCGAGGGCGGCGTGTATCCGGCGAGCGACGAATTCATGCGCGGCGTGCGTGCGTTGTGCGACGCGCGCGGCGCGTTGCTCATCTTTGATGAAATCCAATGCGGCGTCGGTCGCACCGGCAAATTGTGGGGGCACGCGTGGTCGGGCGTGACGCCGGATATTATGACCATCGCGAAACCACTCGCCGGCGGTTTGCCGATTGGCGCGATTCTGATGACGGATGCGGTCGCATCCGCGATGCACGCGGGCGAGCACGGCACCACGTTCGGCGGCGGTTCGTTCATTACCGCGATCGCGCTCAATGTGTTCAATCGCGTCAGCGATCCGAAATTTCTCGCGCACGTCAACGAGACTGGGAATTATCTGATGGAGCGACTGAGCGAAATCAATTCGCCGCACATCAAAGAGGTGCGCGGACGCGGTTTGATGATCGGCTTGGAGTTGGACATTGACGCGGCAAAGGTGCGCGAGCGCGGTTACACGCACGGCTTGCTTCTGATTCAAGCGCGCGAAAAGGTCGTGCGATTCGTCCCGCCGCTCGTATTCCAAAAGACGCACGTGGATGAGTTGGTAGAAGGGCTGGCAAAGGTGCTAACAGAAGTTGGTTAGTGCGATGGTGCACTAGTTTGATAGTTGCACAGTTGCATAGTTGAGGAACCGCAAAATGATCACACACATCGAAGAACTCTCGCTCAACGCATGGTCTTCACTGCAAACCATGTTCGTAGACGGCTGGGTGCTCCGCTTTGCGGACGGCTACACCAAACGCGCGAACTCGATCAATCCGATGTACGCATCGGCTCGCGATGTGAACGCGCAAATCGAATTTTGCGAGCAGGTCTATCGCGAGAAACAGTTGCCGGTCGTTTTCAAAATGACGACGGCAGTACACCCGGAAAACCTGGATGCGGTACTGGCAGAGCGCGGGTACGTGGTTGATTCGCCGACGAGTGTGCACACGATGGAATTGGACAACACGACTTGGACGGTGAACGCCGAGTTAAACCCAGCCCTTTCCGACGAATGGCTCGCAAGTTTCTGCCGCATGAGCAGCGTGAAAGATGAACGCCAGGTCACGTTGCGGCAAATCCTGGGGAACATCCTTCCGCAAAAATGCTTCGCTGCAATCCGGCGCGACAGGCAGATAATCGCATGCGGTTTGGGTGTGCGTCAAGGCGAGTACATCGGCTTTTACGACATCGTTACGGACGCGGCTTGGCGCAAGCAAGGGTACGGCAAACTATTGATGGCAAGTCTGCTCGCGTGGGGCAAAGCGAACGGCGCGCGCTACGCGTATTTGCAAGTGATGCTGAACAATCCGCCCGCGCTGCGGCTCTATGCCAATCTCGGTTTCAAAGAAATTTATCAGTACTGGTACCGAATCAAAGCATAATATTTTCCACGAAAAAATGTGAAGCGGACGGCTCGTCCGCTCGTGCGGGCTAGCAGCCCGCACCACAGACATAATCCAGAGGACGTTATGATGACCAAGAGTTTTATACACCTGCCTGTTTTTACTGTGGCGCAGAACGACATCATCGTTCGCCGCGCCACGCTCGCGGGCGCGCCCAGTATCGCCGCGCTCGTGAATCTCGGCGAACGCGAGGGACAATTGCTGCCGCGCTCGCTCGACGCGATTCGCGCGAGCATTGACGATTGGATCGTCGCGACGGATCAGCAGCGCGTCGTCGGCGTTGGCTCGCTCGTCGAGATGCATTCGGCGCTTGCCGAAGTGCGCTCGCTTGCGGTCGCGCCGGATTATCGCCAGTTCGGCATCGGCGGCAGAATCGTCAATGCGCTCGTTGACCTTGCACGCGAACGAAACATCGCGACAGTGTTCACACTCACACGCGCGGTGCTCTTTTTCGAGAAACTAGGATTCATCATCACGGACAAGGAAAATTTTCCGGAAAAAGTGTGGCGCGATTGTTCACTCTGCCCGGTGCAACTCGCGTGCGACGAAGTGGCGATGGTGAAATCAGTGAGAAGTGAACAGTGAACAGTGAACAGTGAACAGTAGACAGTCAGCAAACAAGATCGCCATTCGCTATTCGCCATTCGCTACTCGCTAATCGCAAATCATAAATCGAAAATCTGAAATCACAACAGGAGGAATCATGGAAAAGAAAAAAGCCGGCAAGGTCGTCCTAGCGTACTCAGGCGGGCTGGACACGTCGGTCATTGTGCCGTGGCTCAAAGAGAATTACGACTGCGAAGTCATCTGCGTGTGCGCGAACATCGGGCAAGGCGATGACTTGTCCGGCGTCGAGGCGAAAGCGATCGCGAGCGGCGCGAGCAAATGCTATATCCAGGATTTGCGCGAAGAATTTGTGACGGACTATATTTATCCAACCATCCTCGCGGGCGCGGTCTACGAGCGCAAGTATTTGCTCGGCACGTCGTTCGCGCGACCCCTCATCGCCAAGGCGCAAGTCGAGGTCGCCGAGTTGGAAGGCGCGGACGCGGTCTCGCACGGCGCGACCGGCAAGGGCAACGATCAGGTGCGCTTCGAATTGACGTACCAAGCGTTGAATCCAAGATTGAAAGTGATCGCGCCCTGGCGCGAGTGGAACATTCGCTCGCGCGAGGACGCGATCGCGTACGCCAAAGCGCACAACGTGCCGGTCACCGCGACGATCAAATCCATCTACTCGCGCGATTGGAACTTGTGGCACTTGTCGCACGAGGGCGGCATTCTCGAAGACCCGTGGCAAGAACCGGAAACCGCGATGTTCCAACTTTCGGTGTCGCCGGAACAAGCACCCGACGAACCCGAGTACGTCGAAATCGAATTCGATAAAGGCATCCCGCACAAGATCAACGGACGGGCGATGGGACCGCTCGAAATCGTTACGCTCTTGAATCAAATCGGCGCGAAGCACGGCATCGGTCGCGTTGACCTGGTCGAGAATCGTTTGGTCGGGATGAAATCGCACGGCGTGTACGAAACACCCGGCGGCACGGTCCTCACCGAAGCGCACGACGCGCTCGAACAGATTTGTCTCGATCGCGAGACATTGCACTACAAGCAAGTCATCGCGTTGCGCTACGCCGACCTGGTTTACAACGGGCAATGGTTCACGCCGCTCCGCGAAGCGATGGACGCGTTCGTACGCGAAACGCAAAAGACGATGACCGGCGCGGTGCGCCTGAAACTCTACAAAGGCAACGTCATCCTCGTCGGTCGCAAGTCGCCGCACAGTTTGTATCGCGAAGATTACGCGACGTTTGGACAAGAAGATGTCTACAATCAAAAGGACGCGGAAGGATTCATCCGCCTGTTCGGTTTGCCGTTGAAGGTACGCGCGCTGATTGATTTCGAGCGTCATGGTCGAAGCGTGTACGCCAAGCCGGATTATTCCAAGTTCAAGCGCGACTGATAGCGCAGCAGAGGAGCAAGGGAGCGTGGGTGCCAGGGAGAAAAAATCGCCCCTGACCTGCTGCTCCCCTGCTCCCTTTGAGGAAAAGCAATGCAATCATCAACCAATACCGGCGTCACCATTCCACGCGGCTTTCGCGCGGCGGGTGTGGCGTGTGGATTGAAGAAAACGGGCGCGCTTGATTTCGCGATGATCGCGAGCGATCACGATTGCGCGTGCGCGGGCGTGTTCACGACGAATCGCGTCAAGGCAGCGCCGGTGCTGTACGATCAAGCAACGCTCGCGAACAATCCTGGCGCGATTCGCGCGGTCGTCGCGAACAGCGGCTGTGCGAACGCGTGCACCGGCGATGCGGGACTCGCGGACACGCGCGCAACCGCCGAAGCGACCGCGCGCGCGCTCGGCATTCGCGCCGACCAGGTGCTCGTGCTGTCAACCGGCGTCATCGGGCAACGCTTGCCGATGGACAAACTTCTTGCCGGCGTCGCGGACGCGGCAAAGAAATTATCGTACACTGGCGGGGACGATGCCTCGCGCGCGATTATGACGACGGATACAAGACCAAAAGTTTTCGCCATGCGCGATTCGCAATTCGCCATCGGCGGCATGTGCAAAGGCGCTGGCATGATTCATCCGAACATGGCGACGATGCTCGCGGTCATCACGACTGACGCGATGATCGCGCCCAACCTGCTCGACCAGGCATTGCGCGCGGCGGTCAACCAGAGTTTCAATCGCATCAGCGTGGACGGCGACATGAGCACGAACGACACGGTGCTCGTGCTGGCGAACGGGGCGTCCAATTACGCAATACGCAATACGCAGCAACTTGCCGAGTTCACCAACGCGTTGACCCAGGTTTGCACCGATCTCGCCAAACAACTCGTGCGCGACGGCGAAGGCGCGACCAAGTTCGTCGAGATCGTCGTGCGCGGCGCGGCGAGCGAAGACGACGCGGTGCGCGTCGCGAAAGCGATTGCGAATTCGCCGCTGACCAAGACCGCGCTCTACGGCGGCGATGCGAACTGGGGACGCGTCGTGTGCGCGGCGGGGTACTCGGGCATCGCGGTCGAACCGGCTAACCTCAGACTCTGGTTCGGCGATGTGAATGTGTTTTCGAACGGCATGCCAACCAATTTCGACGAAGCTGATTCGACGGCAGCGCTTGCCGGAACCGACATCTCGATTCGACTCGATCTCGGAATGGGCAACGCCGGCACAACGGTCTGGACGTGCGACCTCTCACACGATTACGTGACGATCAACGGCAAATACAGAACCTAGCGAATTTTCGATTTTCGATTGCCGATTTGCGATTGGTCAATCGAAAATCGAAAATCAGAAATCGAAAATCACGATGTGGGGCGGCAGATTTTCCAAAGCGATTGACGACCAATTCGCGTACCTCAACAATTCGTTTCGTTTCGATTGGCGATTGTACGCCGCGGACATTCGCGGGAGCATCGCGTATGCCAAGGCGCTCGCGCGCGCGGGCACGATCACCGACACGGAACGCGACGCGTTGATTGACGGCTTGCAACGCGTCAAACAGGAATTCGACGCGCGCACATTCGAGAGCAAACCGAGCGACGAGGACATTCACACCGCGGTCGAGCGGCGCTTGGGCGAGTTCGTCGGCGCGGTCGCCGGCAAACTGCACACCGGGCGTAGTCGCAACGACCAGGTCGCGACGGACGCGCGTTTGTTCGTGTTAAGTGCGATTGGCGATTTGCAATCCGCCATTCGCAATGTGCAAACCGCGATCATCGAGAAAGCAGAACAGCATCTCGACGTGGTGATGCCAGGTTATACGCACGTTCAACGCGCACAACCGGTCTTGTTCGCGCATTGGTTGATGGCGTACTTTTGGATGTTCGAACGCGATTATGAACGCTTGACCGATGCCAGGTCGCGCACATCCATCTCGCCGCTTGGCGCGGGCGCGCTTGCGGGGAATGCGCTAGGCATTGATCGCGATTTTCTCGCGCGCGAACTGGGTTTTGGCGAGGTCAGTCAAAATAGCATTGACGCGGTAAGCGATCGCGATTTCATCGCCGAGTTCTTGTTCGCCGCGGCATTGCTCGGCGTGCATCTCTCGCGGCTCGGCGAAGATTTGGTGTACTATTCGAGCGCGGAATTCGGTTTCATCACGATGGACGACGCGTACGCGACGGGATCGAGTTTGATGCCACAAAAGAAAAATCCGGACGCGATGGAACTGGCACGCGGCAAAGCCGGACGACTCGTCGGCAATCTCACGAACGTGCTCACAATGCTCAAGGGTCTGCCCTCGTCGTACGACAAGGATTTGCAAGAGGACAAGGAACCGCTGTTCGACTCGATAGACACACTCAGCGCGTTGTTGCCGGTCGTCGCGGGCGTGATTCACACGATGCGCGTGAACGCGGAGCGAATGCGCGCCGCGCTCGACGCGGGGATGCTCGCGACCGATCTCGCGGACTATCTCGTGCGACGCGGGATGCCGTTCCGTGACGCGCATCGCAAAGCCGGCGAAGCGGTCAAGCTTGCCGAAGCGCGCGGCATCGCGCTATCCGAGTTGCCGCTCGACGCATACCAACACATCGCACCGGAATTTGGCGACGATGTTTATCGCGTGTTCGATTTCGCGCAGTCCGTCGCCGCGCGCGAGGTGATCGGTGGCACGGGACCGAACGCGGTACGCGAACAAATCGCGCAAGCCCAAAAAAGGATGCGCGCATAAAAAGCGAATCCGCCCGCGCAATCGTGGTATAATCGCCGCCGCCGTCAGAACCAATTGCCCGAAGGTCTGGTTCATCAGCCCTTCGGATTTTCTTTCGCAAAGGATTTTCGTGCAGACATTTTTCGCCGACCGCGATTTTTTCGCGACGTTGTTGAAACTCTGGTTGCCCATCGCGCTCCAGCAATTGATCTTTTCGTTGCTCGGTCTCGTGACCGTGATGATGATCGGACAACTGGGCGAAACGTCCGTCGCCGCCGTCGGACTCGCCGGACAAATCGCGTTTTTGATGCAACTGTTTCTCTTTGGTATCGGCAGCGGCGCGGCGATTTTCGTCGCGCAGTTTTGGGGCACGCGCGACATTGCGAATATTCGTCGCGTGCTCGGCGTGGCGCTTGGCTTGGGTGCGCTCGGCGCAAGCGCGTTCACGTTCGTCGCGCTCGTCGTCCCCGATCTCGCGCTCGGGGTGTACTCGAGCGACCGCGCCGTGATCGTACTCGGCAGTGAGTTTTTGCGAATCGCCGGATGGAGCTATCTGCCGATTGCGCTCACGACCGGCTATGCCATCACGTTGCGCAGTACCGGACATGTGCGCGTGCCGGTCACGATCAGCGTTTTTTCGTTGGGGCTGGGCGCGGTCATCAACTATGCGTTGATCTTTGGCGCGTTCGGTTTGCCCGCGCTCGGCGTGCAAGGCAGCGCGATCGGGACGGTGGTTGCGCGCTGGCTCGAATGCGGATTGATCCTCACGACGACGTACGCGCGGCAATCGGTCGCGGCGGCAGGGCTACGCGAGTTGTTCGCGTTCGATTCGCGCTTTTTGACGAGCGTGCTCAAGACGATGTTGCCGGTCGCCGCTAACGAAATCGTGTGGTCGTTCGGCATCACGACGTACAGTTTGATCTACGGCAGAATCGGGACCGAGGCAGTCGCGGCGGTCAGCATCGCCGAGACGATTCAGAATTTGGCGTACGTGCCATTCGTTGGATTGGCAAATGCCGCCGCGATTATGATCGGCAATCGCATCGGCGCGGACGAAGAACACAAGGCGTTCGAGTATGCGACGCGTTTTTTACAAATCGTGTTGGCGCTCGCCGTGTTGACCGGCGCGGCGATTTTTTTGAGCGCAGATGGGCTACTCGGTTTCTACAAGATTGATGCGACGACGCATCGGTTCGCGCGCGCGGTGCTGACGGTCATGGCATTGACGTTGTGGGTCAAAGCGTCGAACATGATGTATATCGTCGGCGTGTTGCGCGCGGGCGGCGATGCGCGCGTGAGCGCGGTGATTGACACCGTGCCGTTGTGGATGATCGGCATCCCGCTCGCGGCGGCGGGCGCGTTCATGTTCGATTTGCCGGTGTACTGGGTGTACCTCTTGACGTTGAGCGACGAGGTGACCAAATGCACGCTCGCGACCTGGCGTTTCGTTTCCAAAAAGTGGATCACCAATCTCGCGCGCCAGCATCATCGCGCGAGCGAGGCATAGACGCGTTTTTAGAATCGCGTATAATGGTAACCACGGAAGCATACCGAATATATTCTGTGTGGTTGTGAAAAATTCACAACGCACCCGGAGACAACGATGTCCAGTTCATCCGCTCTGCCCCACTGGGATATGAGCACGATTTTCCCCGCGCTCGATTCGCCCGAGTTCGACGCGGCGTTCAAATCCGTTTTAGAATCCATAGATCGGTTGACCCAGTTCTTCGACGCGCACCAGATCACGCGGCGCGCCCCCCTGCCGCTCGACGCGGAAACGGTGACGACGTTCGAGCAAGCGATCAACCAACTCAACGCGTTGCTCGACGAATCGCGCACGGTCGCCACGTACATCAACAGTTTTGTCGCGACCGACTCGCGCGATAATCGCGCGCAGGCAACGTTGAGCGAATTGCAACAATCCCAGGTTCGCACGCAACTGCTCGGCACGCGCTGGAGCGCGTGGCTCGGCTCGCTCGATGTAGATGCGCTCCTCGCGCAATCCCAGGTCGCGCGCGATCACGCGTTCATGCTGACTAAGGCGCGCATCGAAGCGCAACATCAAATGTCGCTCGCCGAAGAAACCCTCGCGGCAGAATTGCGTTTGATGGGCGCGACGGCGTGGCAAAAACTGCACGGCACATTCTCGTCCCAGTTGACCGTTCACGTCGAATTGGACGGCAAGACGCAAGCCCTGCCGATGAGCATGGTTCGAAATCTCGCATCCAACCCGCATCGCGCGATCCGCCGCGCGGCGTACGACGCGGAACTCGCCGCGTGGAAGAATGCCGCCGTGCCGCTCGCCGCCGCGCTGAACAGCGTCAAAGGCACGACGAATTTGTTGAGCCAGCGACGCGGCTGGGCATCGCCGCTCGACGTGGCGTTGTTCGAAAACAACATTGACCGCGCGACGATTGTCGCGCTGATGACCGCGGCGCACGAATCGTTCCCAGATTTTCGGCGTTACCTCCACGCCAAAGCGCGCGCACTCGATTTGCCCGCGCTTGCGTGGTACGATCTCTTTGCGCCGGTCGGCGACGGCGGACGCGCGTGGTCGTTCGCCGACGCCGAACAATTCATCGTCGCGACGTTTCGCGCGTACTCGCCGCGCATGGGCGAACTGGGCGCGCGCGCGTTCCGCGAGCGATGGATTGACGCCGAGCCGCGGCTCGGCAAGCGCGACGGCGCGTTCTGCATGGCGATCCGTCAAGATGAATCGCGCGTGTTTTCGAATTTCAAACCGGCGTTCGGCGGCGTCGGCACGCTCGCGCACGAACTGGGTCACGCGTACCACAATTTCAATCTCGCCTCGCGCACGATGTTACAACGGCAAACGCCGATGACGCTCGCCGAGACCGCGAGCATTTTTTGCCAGCGGCTCGCGACGCGCGCAGCGATGCAAGACGCCAACCCGCCAGAAAAAATCGTGATCCTCGAAGCGATGTTGGAAGACGCGTGCCAGGTCGTCGTGGATATT carries:
- a CDS encoding N-acetyl-gamma-glutamyl-phosphate reductase → MIRIGIFGATGYTGIELAKIFARHPQTKIVFATSDTHAGKKLSDALPCHFDIPLVAHDAAPLDQIDVAYLALPHGASTDYAKRVLDAGARVIDHSADFRLHDAAVYKKFYGLDHHAPELLPNAVYGLPELHRAQIKQTKLLANPGCYPTSVILGLAPIWRAEATNDTIIVDSKSGVSGAGRKPTLTVHFVEVNENLSPYNIGRVHRHLSEMEQELKEINAKASLIFSPHLLPISRGILSTMYVRLNAGWDEQRLRDLYTETYRDEPFVRLLPAGQIATITHSNYTNYCTISIHYVPDVQQAIICSSIDNLIKGASGQAVQNMNLMFGIEETTGLI
- the argB gene encoding acetylglutamate kinase, with translation MLVLKVGGNEIDDANFLTGFASAIAKMEETPVVVHGGGKEIADLQLKFGLTPRFVEGLRVTDDASLAIAEMVLSGRVNKRIVIALLNAGVDAIGMSGVDRGVVRVEKMQHPAGDLGRVGRVVGVRGEVVQDFVTRQVVPVISPISLGDEGAYNVNADSVACAIAAALNADAVVFVTNVPGVLQGDCVIPTLPAREAEALIKSQVIKGGMIPKVRAALDAIAGGAQAARITNLEGLLTGSGTVFSN
- a CDS encoding aspartate aminotransferase family protein; translation: MKPEEIIQAEKQYLAQTYIRPPFVLTRGEGVYVYDAAGNKYLDTAAGIAVNALGYSDPELVKAIQDAATGLLHTSNLFYTESQVALAKTLVEKSFADKVFFSNTGTEAIEGALKFARKYHAERADTQRKNFVALRGSFHGRSMGALAVTDSEKYQAPFRPLMPGVSFANFNDLDSVRAAITNETAAVIIEPVQGEGGVYPASDEFMRGVRALCDARGALLIFDEIQCGVGRTGKLWGHAWSGVTPDIMTIAKPLAGGLPIGAILMTDAVASAMHAGEHGTTFGGGSFITAIALNVFNRVSDPKFLAHVNETGNYLMERLSEINSPHIKEVRGRGLMIGLELDIDAAKVRERGYTHGLLLIQAREKVVRFVPPLVFQKTHVDELVEGLAKVLTEVG
- a CDS encoding GNAT family N-acetyltransferase; amino-acid sequence: MITHIEELSLNAWSSLQTMFVDGWVLRFADGYTKRANSINPMYASARDVNAQIEFCEQVYREKQLPVVFKMTTAVHPENLDAVLAERGYVVDSPTSVHTMELDNTTWTVNAELNPALSDEWLASFCRMSSVKDERQVTLRQILGNILPQKCFAAIRRDRQIIACGLGVRQGEYIGFYDIVTDAAWRKQGYGKLLMASLLAWGKANGARYAYLQVMLNNPPALRLYANLGFKEIYQYWYRIKA
- a CDS encoding GNAT family N-acetyltransferase, translating into MTKSFIHLPVFTVAQNDIIVRRATLAGAPSIAALVNLGEREGQLLPRSLDAIRASIDDWIVATDQQRVVGVGSLVEMHSALAEVRSLAVAPDYRQFGIGGRIVNALVDLARERNIATVFTLTRAVLFFEKLGFIITDKENFPEKVWRDCSLCPVQLACDEVAMVKSVRSEQ
- a CDS encoding argininosuccinate synthase; amino-acid sequence: MEKKKAGKVVLAYSGGLDTSVIVPWLKENYDCEVICVCANIGQGDDLSGVEAKAIASGASKCYIQDLREEFVTDYIYPTILAGAVYERKYLLGTSFARPLIAKAQVEVAELEGADAVSHGATGKGNDQVRFELTYQALNPRLKVIAPWREWNIRSREDAIAYAKAHNVPVTATIKSIYSRDWNLWHLSHEGGILEDPWQEPETAMFQLSVSPEQAPDEPEYVEIEFDKGIPHKINGRAMGPLEIVTLLNQIGAKHGIGRVDLVENRLVGMKSHGVYETPGGTVLTEAHDALEQICLDRETLHYKQVIALRYADLVYNGQWFTPLREAMDAFVRETQKTMTGAVRLKLYKGNVILVGRKSPHSLYREDYATFGQEDVYNQKDAEGFIRLFGLPLKVRALIDFERHGRSVYAKPDYSKFKRD
- the argJ gene encoding bifunctional glutamate N-acetyltransferase/amino-acid acetyltransferase ArgJ; translated protein: MQSSTNTGVTIPRGFRAAGVACGLKKTGALDFAMIASDHDCACAGVFTTNRVKAAPVLYDQATLANNPGAIRAVVANSGCANACTGDAGLADTRATAEATARALGIRADQVLVLSTGVIGQRLPMDKLLAGVADAAKKLSYTGGDDASRAIMTTDTRPKVFAMRDSQFAIGGMCKGAGMIHPNMATMLAVITTDAMIAPNLLDQALRAAVNQSFNRISVDGDMSTNDTVLVLANGASNYAIRNTQQLAEFTNALTQVCTDLAKQLVRDGEGATKFVEIVVRGAASEDDAVRVAKAIANSPLTKTALYGGDANWGRVVCAAGYSGIAVEPANLRLWFGDVNVFSNGMPTNFDEADSTAALAGTDISIRLDLGMGNAGTTVWTCDLSHDYVTINGKYRT